A DNA window from Candidatus Abawacabacteria bacterium contains the following coding sequences:
- a CDS encoding trypsin-like peptidase domain-containing protein produces the protein MEEEATINAIKKAQPAVVSVVIKKTVSALNADRNRNFFFIDPFTGRPLKPSTPNDDITDQDPIEREVGGGTGFIISTDGYIITNKHVVSDKSASYAIFLNDGTEYKAQLLDTDPLNDLAVLKIEGSNLPTVELGDSNKIEIGQTVVAIGNSLNEYRQTVSKGIVSGLNRTIKASDESGRRSESLEGIIQTDAAINPGNSGGPLVNLQGQVIGINTAIDRSGQSIGFALPINDAKFIVESIKTSGRVVRPQLGVRYMILNKTIAKANQLPVEYGALIIRGDQATELAVLPGSPADKAGLVENDIILELNGQKIDEKNNLAKSLQKFKPGDNVNLKVYHRGEEKMYTVTLNEQSQQN, from the coding sequence ATGGAAGAAGAAGCTACAATCAATGCTATTAAGAAAGCGCAACCTGCTGTGGTGAGTGTAGTGATCAAAAAAACTGTCAGTGCTCTTAATGCCGATCGCAATCGCAATTTTTTCTTTATTGATCCTTTCACCGGGCGGCCACTCAAGCCTTCGACACCCAATGATGATATTACCGACCAAGATCCTATTGAAAGAGAAGTCGGTGGCGGTACCGGATTTATTATTAGTACCGATGGTTACATTATTACCAATAAACATGTAGTAAGTGATAAGAGTGCCAGCTACGCGATATTTCTCAATGATGGCACTGAGTACAAAGCACAATTGCTTGACACTGACCCTTTAAATGACTTAGCCGTGTTAAAGATTGAAGGCTCAAATTTACCCACCGTAGAGCTGGGTGATTCTAATAAAATAGAAATTGGCCAAACTGTAGTGGCCATTGGTAATAGCCTTAATGAATATCGCCAAACAGTCAGCAAAGGCATAGTGAGTGGCTTAAATCGTACCATCAAAGCCAGTGATGAATCAGGTCGTCGTAGTGAATCATTGGAGGGCATTATTCAAACTGATGCTGCTATCAATCCAGGCAATAGTGGTGGCCCATTAGTCAATCTACAGGGTCAAGTAATCGGTATTAATACGGCTATTGATCGGTCAGGTCAATCAATTGGTTTTGCCCTACCTATTAACGATGCCAAATTTATTGTCGAAAGTATTAAGACTTCAGGCAGAGTGGTGCGACCACAGCTGGGCGTGCGCTATATGATACTCAACAAAACAATAGCCAAGGCTAATCAGTTACCGGTCGAATATGGAGCCTTAATTATTCGCGGTGATCAAGCAACTGAATTGGCAGTGTTGCCAGGAAGTCCTGCTGATAAAGCTGGCTTAGTAGAGAATGATATTATTCTCGAGCTCAATGGCCAAAAGATTGATGAAAAAAATAATTTAGCGAAATCATTACAAAAGTTTAAACCTGGTGACAATGTGAACTTGAAAGTATACCATCGTGGCGAAGAAAAAATGTACACAGTGACACTCAACGAACAATCTCAACAGAATTAA
- a CDS encoding nucleotide exchange factor GrpE yields the protein MFDTKDPNISINFDNDPSTPQEENPQAQNGNTPPPTQTNDEIELLKAEIAQLKESVARAQADFINFRRRQSQELESTIKFASGQCINELLPVIDNLQRAFLHIPEELKDNQWVNGVFAIEKHFLQTLEKLGVKKIPTVGTKADPNFHEIIGVGEKPDTESDVVIDEIEAGYLLHEKVLRPAKVRVQK from the coding sequence ATGTTTGACACCAAAGATCCCAACATTTCTATCAACTTTGACAATGATCCCTCCACACCGCAGGAGGAAAATCCCCAAGCTCAAAATGGCAACACTCCCCCACCAACCCAAACGAATGATGAGATTGAACTACTAAAAGCAGAAATAGCTCAATTAAAAGAAAGCGTTGCTCGAGCCCAAGCTGATTTTATTAATTTTCGGCGCAGACAGAGTCAAGAACTAGAAAGCACTATCAAGTTTGCCTCAGGTCAGTGTATTAACGAATTATTGCCAGTTATCGATAATTTACAAAGAGCATTTCTCCATATTCCGGAGGAATTAAAAGACAATCAATGGGTAAATGGTGTATTTGCCATCGAAAAACATTTTTTACAAACGCTAGAAAAGTTAGGCGTCAAAAAGATTCCCACAGTAGGAACCAAAGCTGATCCCAATTTCCACGAGATTATCGGCGTTGGAGAAAAACCCGATACTGAATCCGATGTAGTAATTGATGAAATTGAAGCCGGTTACCTGCTGCACGAAAAAGTACTTCGACCAGCAAAAGTAAGGGTGCAAAAATAG
- the dnaK gene encoding molecular chaperone DnaK, which produces MSKIIGIDLGTTNSCVAVMEGGQVTVIPNSEGMRTTPSVVAKKSGKGDDELLVGIVAKRQSVTNPKNTIYSAKRFIGRQYKEVQEEMKTVPYEFAEGKNGEVDIIFDGKSRKPAEISAMVLQKLKRDAEHYLGHPVTEAVITVPAYFNDSQRQATKDAGKIAGLDVKRIINEPTAAALAYGMDKKKEGKLAVYDFGGGTFDISILELSDGVFEVLSTNGDTHLGGDDLDNAIVKWLVSEFKKDQGLDLSKDDIALQRLRESAEKAKIELSSSVDTEINLPFITAENGSPKHLNIKLTRSKLNELAKPFIERTIDPCLNAIKDAGVKVEEIDEIILVGGQTRMPAIMQKVEEIFKKKPSAGINPDEVVAIGAAIQGGVLQGDVKDVLLLDVTPLSLGIETMGGVATRLIERNTTIPTSKSQTFSTASDNQPSVEIHVVQGDREMAKDNKSLGRFILDGIAPAPRGIPQIEVKFDIDANGILHVSAKDKGTGREQKITIQGSSGLSKEEIEKMQKEAELYAEEDKKKREKAEQRNLAETLIYSTEQAFSKAGDKITAEEKKPVEAEIVSLKELLAKEESTADEIKAATEKLSEAAQKIGTKLYEAAKDAEESAKKDGNVVEGEVVENNEEKKKEDDEKEAKS; this is translated from the coding sequence ATGTCTAAGATCATAGGTATTGACTTAGGAACAACCAACTCTTGTGTCGCTGTGATGGAGGGTGGCCAAGTAACTGTTATTCCTAATAGTGAAGGTATGCGTACCACTCCTTCAGTAGTGGCCAAAAAAAGTGGCAAGGGTGACGATGAATTGCTTGTTGGTATCGTAGCAAAGCGGCAATCAGTAACAAACCCTAAAAATACTATTTATTCTGCTAAGCGTTTTATTGGTAGACAATATAAAGAGGTGCAAGAGGAAATGAAAACGGTACCTTATGAATTTGCCGAGGGGAAAAATGGTGAAGTAGATATTATTTTTGATGGCAAATCAAGAAAGCCGGCAGAAATTAGTGCCATGGTTTTACAAAAGCTGAAGCGTGACGCTGAACATTACTTAGGGCATCCTGTTACTGAAGCGGTAATCACAGTACCCGCTTATTTTAATGATTCACAACGCCAAGCTACCAAAGATGCAGGAAAAATTGCTGGTCTCGATGTAAAACGCATTATCAACGAACCAACTGCTGCTGCCCTTGCCTATGGCATGGACAAAAAGAAAGAAGGAAAATTGGCAGTATATGATTTTGGTGGAGGAACATTTGATATTTCTATTCTTGAATTAAGTGATGGAGTCTTTGAAGTACTTTCTACTAATGGTGATACCCACTTAGGTGGAGATGATTTAGATAATGCTATTGTTAAATGGTTAGTGAGCGAATTTAAAAAAGATCAAGGACTTGATCTAAGTAAAGACGATATTGCCCTACAACGCTTACGAGAAAGTGCTGAGAAGGCAAAGATTGAACTTTCCTCTAGTGTCGACACAGAAATTAATTTGCCTTTTATTACGGCAGAAAATGGTTCTCCAAAACATTTAAATATTAAGCTTACTCGCAGTAAGCTCAATGAATTAGCGAAACCATTTATTGAACGCACCATCGATCCTTGTTTGAACGCAATTAAAGATGCTGGGGTAAAAGTAGAAGAGATTGATGAAATTATTTTAGTTGGTGGCCAAACTCGCATGCCAGCAATTATGCAAAAGGTAGAAGAGATCTTCAAAAAGAAACCTTCTGCTGGTATCAATCCCGACGAAGTAGTCGCTATTGGTGCTGCTATTCAAGGTGGTGTCTTGCAGGGAGATGTTAAGGATGTTTTGCTTTTGGATGTTACTCCCCTAAGTCTTGGTATTGAAACTATGGGTGGTGTAGCTACTCGACTCATCGAGCGTAACACCACGATTCCTACCTCAAAGTCCCAAACATTTTCTACCGCTAGTGACAATCAACCTTCCGTAGAAATTCATGTGGTACAAGGCGATCGAGAAATGGCTAAAGATAACAAGTCCTTGGGTCGATTTATTCTTGATGGTATTGCTCCCGCACCACGCGGCATCCCTCAAATTGAGGTGAAGTTTGATATCGATGCCAACGGTATTCTTCATGTGTCAGCCAAAGACAAAGGTACTGGCCGCGAACAAAAAATCACCATTCAAGGCTCTAGTGGCTTAAGCAAAGAAGAGATTGAAAAGATGCAAAAAGAGGCCGAACTATATGCCGAAGAAGATAAGAAAAAACGTGAAAAAGCAGAACAGAGAAATCTTGCTGAAACACTCATATATAGTACTGAACAAGCATTTAGCAAAGCTGGCGACAAGATTACCGCCGAAGAAAAGAAACCAGTAGAGGCAGAAATTGTTTCATTGAAAGAATTGCTTGCTAAAGAAGAAAGTACTGCAGATGAAATCAAAGCAGCCACTGAAAAGCTCTCCGAAGCAGCGCAAAAAATTGGCACCAAATTATATGAAGCAGCTAAGGATGCTGAGGAAAGCGCCAAGAAAGATGGTAACGTGGTAGAAGGAGAAGTCGTAGAGAATAATGAGGAGAAGAAAAAGGAAGATGATGAGAAGGAAGCTAAAAGCTAA